One window of Bdellovibrionales bacterium genomic DNA carries:
- the rpsI gene encoding 30S ribosomal protein S9, producing MAAAEKFYYATGRRKTSSARVFLKPGKGTITINGKKANDYLKRMQSRMVILQPIDAVGQTDKFDVRVTVAGGGENGQAGAVRHGITRALVAFNPEFKTVLKKAGFVTRDPRMVERKKYGKAGARRRYQYSKR from the coding sequence ATGGCAGCAGCAGAAAAATTCTACTACGCTACTGGAAGAAGAAAAACGAGCTCAGCACGTGTTTTCTTGAAGCCTGGTAAAGGCACCATCACAATCAACGGCAAAAAAGCAAACGACTACCTTAAGAGAATGCAATCTCGCATGGTAATCTTGCAACCAATCGATGCTGTTGGACAAACTGACAAGTTCGACGTTCGTGTAACAGTTGCTGGTGGCGGTGAAAACGGTCAAGCAGGTGCTGTTCGTCACGGTATCACTCGCGCACTTGTTGCTTTCAACCCAGAGTTCAAAACTGTGTTGAAAAAAGCTGGCTTCGTTACTCGCGACCCTCGTATGGTTGAGCGTAAGAAGTACGGAAAAGCGGGCGCTCGTCGTCGCTACCAATACTCAAAACGCTAA